Proteins co-encoded in one Sparus aurata chromosome 18, fSpaAur1.1, whole genome shotgun sequence genomic window:
- the LOC115569285 gene encoding protocadherin alpha-3-like, with translation MFSGLTMEQRRYELRRVRGYLLGCVVAVLLWSVASAQIRYSISEEVNEGTVVGNIAKDLGLDKNTLTERKYRIVSSNADPLFHVNQNDGILYVSRKIDREEVCAQSSTCLINLKTVLENPLEVHYVEMEVLDINDHSPSFPEKDKRLEISENVLPGARFQLKPSRDLDSRHFSVQHYKLSQNDHFRLEVKDKGDDGKIPILVVQKSLDREAAGSHSLVLTALDGGKPPKSGEMNIIVNVLDINDNAPVFSKDVYSVMLDENAPVGTTVTQVNATDLDEGPNGDVVYSFSNSMNQKILNLFDINPLTGEIIVKSSINYEEKDRYEIEIEASDKGLVPLTTEKSVIIKIVDVNDNAPEIEVTSFSSSIPEDSRPGTTVALISVNDLDSGLNGKVICSISDDVPFTLSPSLKDKMYSLVTKSPLDREKQSHYELTITAKDAGQPPLSSEKTISVVVSDVNDNSPEFSTSPYTFYVNEANEPGTSVFSVKAFDRDENDNALISYHILRDGREENKLASFLNINSETGDILALKSFDFEVLKKFQFQVVATDSGTPSLSSNVTVNVFILDQNDNAPVILYPVSANGSAEGVEEIPRNVNAGHLVTKVRAYDADIGYNGWLLFSLQEVTDHSLFGLDRYTGQIRTHRSFTETDEAEHKLLILVKDNGNVSLSATATVIVKLVEPKEAFAASDVKSATKVDEEDNVTFYLMITLGSVSVLFIISIIVLIAMQCSKSTDYTSKYLQETNYDGTLCHSIQYRSGDKRYMLVGPRMSIGSTIVPGSHANTLVLPDRRRGSTEVRHIFNLKAFLSRQICSMLNEICS, from the coding sequence ATGTTTTCGGGTTTAACCATGGAACAAAGAAGATACGAGTTACGACGGGTGCGAGGATATCTGCTCGGCTGCGTGGTCGCGGTGCTTTTGTGGAGCGTGGCCTCGGCGCAAATACGATATTCAATCTCTGAGGAAGTGAACGAAGGAACTGTGGTTGGAAATATAGCAAAAGATCTGGGATTAGATAAAAACACGTTGACAGAAAGGAAGTATCGGATTGTTTCCAGTAATGCGGATCCGCTTTTCCATGTAAATCAGAACGATGGCATCCTGTATGTGAGCCGAAAGATTGACAGAGAAGAGGTATGCGCACAGAGCAGTACCTGTTTAATTAATCTGAAAACTGTACTAGAAAACCCGCTGGAGGTCCATTATGTTGAAATGGAGGTGCTGGATATAAATGATCATTCTCCCAGTTTCCCGGAAAAAGATAAGAGATTGGAGATTTCAGAGAACGTGTTACCTGGAGCACGATTTCAGCTAAAACCTTCACGAGATCTAGATAGCCGTCATTTCTCTGTGCAGCACTATAAACTGAGCCAAAATGATCATTTCCGTTTGGAAGTTAAGGATAAAGGTGACGATGGTAAAATACCAATATTAGTAGTACAGAAATCTTTAGATAGGGAGGCAGCGGGAAGTCACTCATTAGTACTGACGGCTCTGGATGGAGGGAAACCTCCGAAATCTGGCGAAATGAATATAATAGTTAATGTTTTAGATATTAATGATAACGCACCTGTTTTCTCTAAAGACGTTTATTCTGTGATGCTGGATGAAAATGCTCCAGTAGGTACGACAGTCACACAAGTGAATGCAACTGATTTAGATGAAGGACCCAATGGAGATGTAGTTTATTCATTCAGTAACAGTATGAATCAAAAAATATTAAACCTTTTCGATATCAATCCATTAACAGGTGAGATAATTGTCAAAAGTTCAATAAATTATGAAGAAAAAGATAGGTACGAAATTGAAATAGAAGCATCAGATAAAGGTCTTGTTCCTTTAACTACAGAGAAAAGTGTCATTATCAAGATAGTAGACGTGAATGATAATGCTCCTGAGATTGAAGTTACCTCATTTTCAAGCTCCATCCCTGAAGATTCCAGACCTGGAACTACAGTTGCTCTTATCAGTGTAAATGATTTGGACTCTGGTCTGAATGGAAAAGTAATTTGTTCCATAAGTGATGATGTTCCTTTTACATTATCACCATccttaaaggacaaaatgtattcattagTCACCAAATCTCCGctggacagagagaaacagtcaCATTATGAACTAACAATAACTGCAAAAGACGCTGGTCAACCTCCATTATCATCTGAAAAGACAATCAGTGTTGTGGTGTCagatgtgaatgacaacagtCCAGAGTTTTCAACAAGTCCATATACTTTCTATGTCAATGAGGCTAATGAGCCAGGTACCTCTGTGTTCTCTGTTAAAGCTTTTGATCGTGATGAGAATGACAATGCTCTGATATCCTATCACATTCTCAGAGATGGAAGGGAAGAAAATAAATTGGCTTCATTCCTTAATATTAACTCTGAAACTGGAGATATTCTGGCTCTAAAAAGTTTTGACTTTGAGGTTCTGAAAAAGTTCCAGTTCCAAGTCGTCGCCACAGATTCTGGAACTCCGTCTCTGAGCAGCAACGTCACAGTGAACGTGTTCATTCTGGATCAGAACGACAACGCTCCAGTCATCCTGTACCCAGTCAGCGCCAACGGTTCTGCTGAAGGTGTGGAGGAGATTCCCCGCAATGTGAACGCAGGACACTTGGTGACTAAAGTCAGAGCCTATGACGCTGATATAGGATATAACGGCTGGttactgttttcactgcaggaagTCACTGACCACAGTCTCTTTGGTTTGGACCGCTATACAGGACAGATCAGAACACATCGCtcattcacagagacagacgaggCTGAGCATAAACTGCTCATACTGGTCAAAGACAACGGGAACGTTTCTCTGTCAGCAACAGCTACTGTCATTGTCAAACTGGTGGAGCCCAAAGAGGCTTTTGCTGCTTCTGATGTTAAAAGTGCCACTAAAGTTGATGAGGAggacaatgtgacattttatctgATGATAACTTTGGGCTCAGTCTCTGTACTTTTTATCATCAGTATCATCGTGCTGATTGCGATGCAGTGCTCCAAATCCACAGACTATACTTCTAAATATCTACAAGAGACTAATTATGACGGGACTCTGTGTCACAGCATCCAGTACAGATCTGGAGACAAACGCTACATGTTAGTTGGACCCAGAATGAGTATAGGATCTACTATAGTCCCTGGCAGCCATGCTAATACACTAGTGCTCCCTGACAGGAGGAGGGGATCTACAGAGGTAAGACATATTTTCAATCTAAAGGCTTTTCTTTCAAGACAAATTTGCAGTATGTTGAATGAAATCTGTAGCTGA